One part of the Flavobacterium johnsoniae UW101 genome encodes these proteins:
- a CDS encoding TolC family protein — translation MAQITAITDTIVLSRNQAEALFLDKNISLISEKLNIDIADAQVIQAKLWPNPTLTVGEINLWSNATAQQLPPLWGNYGKTQQVNAELEQLIQTAGKRKKLIAMEKVNAEIAKEYFKTFLRSLKIEFRDNLTDLQYNQAQEAVYQKQLSSMQTLLKAYANQVKQGNIGKGEYVRLKASELQYLKEINDLQKENNALQKELKVLMNLPAASFIKLTDEGFVPVNKNIEGINLANLMESAIENRPDMKVLKLGNEYNDNKYKYERAMRTPDVTLGISYDRGASLMNDFVGVGFSLDLPFFNRNQGNVKAAKIAINQGKLLTEEKTLSVQSEVLQAYQDFITTKKLYESADASFEGDLDKLLESYRKNFLQRNTSMLEYLDFVDAYLDNKSILLNSKKDLNKNFEELRYITGQEIN, via the coding sequence ATGGCCCAGATTACAGCCATTACAGATACAATTGTTCTTTCGCGAAATCAGGCCGAGGCTTTGTTTCTGGATAAGAATATTTCTCTTATTTCTGAAAAACTAAATATCGACATTGCCGATGCACAAGTCATTCAGGCAAAATTATGGCCGAATCCAACTTTAACCGTCGGCGAAATCAACCTTTGGAGTAATGCTACCGCACAACAACTGCCTCCGTTATGGGGAAATTACGGAAAAACACAGCAAGTCAATGCAGAACTGGAGCAGCTGATTCAGACAGCGGGAAAACGCAAAAAACTGATTGCGATGGAAAAAGTAAATGCAGAGATCGCTAAAGAATATTTCAAGACTTTTTTACGCAGTTTAAAAATCGAATTTAGAGACAACCTTACTGATCTGCAATACAATCAGGCGCAGGAAGCGGTTTACCAAAAACAGCTTTCTTCGATGCAGACTTTACTAAAAGCTTACGCAAATCAGGTAAAACAGGGAAATATCGGCAAAGGCGAATATGTTCGTTTAAAAGCTTCTGAATTACAGTATTTAAAAGAAATCAACGATCTGCAAAAGGAAAATAATGCATTGCAGAAAGAACTCAAAGTTTTAATGAATCTTCCTGCGGCAAGTTTTATCAAACTGACTGACGAAGGTTTTGTTCCGGTTAATAAAAATATCGAAGGTATCAATCTGGCAAACCTGATGGAATCAGCAATTGAAAATCGTCCTGATATGAAAGTCCTGAAACTCGGAAACGAATACAACGACAACAAATACAAATACGAAAGAGCCATGCGCACACCAGATGTAACGCTGGGCATTAGTTACGACCGCGGAGCAAGTTTAATGAACGATTTCGTGGGTGTTGGTTTCTCCCTTGACCTTCCGTTTTTTAATCGAAATCAGGGAAATGTAAAAGCTGCTAAAATTGCGATCAATCAAGGTAAACTTCTTACTGAAGAAAAAACATTAAGCGTACAATCTGAGGTATTACAGGCTTATCAGGATTTTATCACCACCAAAAAATTATACGAAAGCGCCGATGCCAGTTTTGAAGGCGACCTTGATAAACTTTTGGAAAGCTATCGTAAAAACTTCCTGCAGAGAAATACCAGCATGCTCGAATATCTGGATTTTGTAGATGCGTATTTAGACAACAAATCGATATTGCTCAATTCGAAAAAAGACCTGAATAAAAATTTCGAAGAACTGCGCTATATCACGGGGCAGGAAATCAATTAA
- a CDS encoding efflux RND transporter periplasmic adaptor subunit, with product MKKLIIPILGLMLVYGCGKKEEVKKAQDEKFCIDKDLKEKITIEPVQKRAVSESINLTGNITYNGDHVVQFNSLVEGIITKTTFSLGDYVKKGQVLAEIKSTELNSMQSESKSLQSQITVAQRNLQATKSMFEDGISSQKDLLQAQSELDVLKSSLENVRANLAMFSASSERAVFQIKAPTEGFIVDKNISPGMQITNESDPLFTISDLKEIWVLVNVYTSNLKNISENMQVDVTTPAYPGEIFKGKINMMSKVFDADEHVLKARIVMDNRNMKLKPGMTADITIDKSKGGEELAAIPAKAAIFDNNRDYILIYKNDCTIETREINPVLKNNSWLYFDKGVNEGEKVITKNQLLIYERLKN from the coding sequence ATGAAGAAACTTATAATCCCAATACTTGGGTTAATGCTCGTTTACGGATGCGGCAAGAAAGAAGAAGTAAAAAAAGCTCAGGATGAAAAATTCTGCATCGATAAAGATTTAAAAGAAAAAATTACAATAGAACCTGTACAGAAACGTGCCGTGAGCGAATCTATTAACCTTACCGGAAATATTACTTACAACGGCGATCACGTGGTTCAGTTTAACAGCCTTGTTGAAGGAATTATTACCAAAACTACATTTTCACTAGGCGATTATGTAAAAAAAGGACAAGTTCTGGCAGAGATAAAAAGTACAGAACTAAACAGCATGCAGTCTGAAAGTAAATCATTGCAGTCGCAGATAACGGTAGCACAGCGCAATTTACAAGCCACAAAATCAATGTTTGAAGACGGAATTTCTTCTCAAAAAGACTTATTGCAGGCACAAAGCGAACTGGATGTTTTAAAATCTTCTTTAGAAAACGTAAGAGCCAATCTGGCAATGTTCAGCGCAAGCAGTGAAAGAGCTGTTTTTCAGATCAAAGCGCCGACTGAAGGTTTTATTGTAGATAAAAATATCAGCCCGGGAATGCAGATTACAAACGAAAGCGATCCATTGTTCACCATTTCTGATTTAAAAGAAATCTGGGTTTTGGTAAATGTTTATACCAGTAATCTTAAAAACATCAGCGAAAACATGCAGGTCGATGTAACGACACCTGCTTATCCTGGAGAAATTTTTAAAGGAAAAATCAATATGATGTCTAAAGTTTTTGATGCCGATGAACACGTTTTAAAAGCACGAATTGTAATGGACAACCGAAACATGAAATTAAAACCGGGAATGACAGCCGATATTACAATCGATAAAAGCAAAGGCGGTGAAGAACTGGCAGCTATTCCTGCAAAAGCAGCTATTTTCGACAACAACCGCGATTATATTTTAATCTACAAAAACGATTGCACAATCGAAACCAGAGAAATAAACCCCGTTTTAAAAAACAACAGCTGGCTTTATTTTGATAAAGGTGTAAATGAAGGCGAAAAGGTAATTACCAAAAACCAGCTCCTGATTTACGAAAGATTAAAAAACTAA